Proteins co-encoded in one Pelobates fuscus isolate aPelFus1 chromosome 5, aPelFus1.pri, whole genome shotgun sequence genomic window:
- the SCAMP4 gene encoding secretory carrier-associated membrane protein 4, with amino-acid sequence MTERANNFPPLPKFTRLRPCFYQNFEEEIPDEHRTLVRRIYHLWLFYCLTLAVNVVACLAWWIGGGNGVNFGFSILWLVLFSPCGYVCWFRPAYKAFRSDSSFNFMNFFFVCGIQFVLSVIQAIGISGWGACGWLAAVSFFSTAVAVAIIMLFPAVMFTVSAVATALALFRVHRWYRGAGGSFQKAQQEWNNGTWKAPPSNEAQYSNFAGPTLPQYPTVPSYPSGGQWP; translated from the exons ATGACAG AGCGTGCCAATAACTTTCCACCCCTGCCTAAGTTCACCCGCCTGCGACCCTGTTTCTATCAGAATTTTGAGGAAGAGATCCCTGACGAGCATAGGACTCTGGTGCGAAGGATTTATCATCTGTGGCTAT TTTATTGCCTAACCCTTGCCGTGAATGTAGTTGCCTGCCTGGCTTGGTGGATTGGTGGAGGCAATGGAGTCAATTTTGGCTTTTCGATCCTTTGGCTGGTGCTCTTTAGTCCATGCGGATATGTTTGCTGGTTCCGTCCAGCATATAAAGCCTTCAG GTCGGACAGCTCCTTCAACTTCATGAATTTTTTCTTTGTGTGCGGGATTCAGTTTGTTCTTTCGGTTATCCAGGCAATTGGAATCTCAGGATGGGGTGCATG CGGCTGGTTGGCAGCAGTGAGTTTTTTCAGCACAGCTGTGGCAGTTGCGATAATCATGCTGTTCCCCGCTGTGATGTTTACAGTATCTGCTGTAGCCACTGCGTTGGCACTTTTCCGG GTGCACCGGTGGTACAGAGGGGCTGGTGGAAGTTTCCAGAAAGCCCAGCAAGAGTGGAACAACGGAACATGGAAGGCACCACCAAGCAATGAAGCACAATATTCAAATTTCGCCGGCCCCACTCTACCTCAGTATCCTACAGTCCCAAGCTATCCATCAGGTGGTCAATGGCCCTGA